A stretch of the Argentina anserina chromosome 6, drPotAnse1.1, whole genome shotgun sequence genome encodes the following:
- the LOC126799136 gene encoding uncharacterized protein LOC126799136 isoform X1 — MALHGSSFCLNGNLSFRELKSLPCACYSSGMLHHLSLPSRKYNLVVANTHERGHRFELLPGGGHLRSAQSTSSCPAFGLRSLKPCSAKCDDSEDSSDAENIILDAETLKRDLDIAVAEENYAKAAEIRDRLRLLRKDSMTSVLAANARFYESFRIGDLATMQSLWAKRDEVCCVHPGARGIYGYEDVMTSWDYVWANYEFPLQIEVKDVNANVRGDMGFVSCVELVKTRGSSWGGQFVTNIFERIDDQWFISVHHASPIDL, encoded by the exons ATGGCTCTTCATGGATCCAGTTTCTGCTTAAAT GGAAATCTTTCGTTTAGGGAGTTAAAAAGCTTGCCATGTGCCTGTTATAGTTCTGGGATGCTACATCATCTGTCTTTACCATCAAGGAAATACAATTTGGTTGTAGCAAATACTCATGAAAGGGGGCATAGATTTGAACTTTTGCCTGGAGGTGGTCATTTACGAAGTGCACAATCCA CGTCCTCTTGTCCCGCCTTTGGTTTGCGATCATTAAAACCATGCAGTGCAAAATGTGATGACTCAGAGGATAGCTCTGATGCcgaaaatatcattttggATGCAGAAACCTTAAAACGGGATTTAGATATTGCCGTAGCAGAAGAGAACTATGCTAAAGCAGCAGAAATTAGGGATAGACTCAGACTTCTTCGCAAAGATAGTATGACTTCTGTTTTAGCAGCAAATGCTAGATTTTACGAGTCATTTAGAATAGGGGATCTGGCTACAATGCAATCTCTTTGGGCTAAACGGGATGAAGTATGCTGTGTACACCCTGGTGCACGTGGGATATATGGTTATGAAGATGTTATGACTAGTTGGGACTACGTATGGGCGAACTATGAATTTCCACTGCAGATCGAGGTGAAGGATGTTAATGCTAATGTTAGAGGGGATATGGGGTTTGTTTCTTGTGTGGAATTGGTTAAGACAAGAGGTAGCAGTTGGGGAGGACAGTTTGTAACAAATATTTTCGAGAGAATTGATGATCAATGGTTTATATCTGTACATCATGCTTCGCCGATAGACTTGTGA
- the LOC126799136 gene encoding uncharacterized protein LOC126799136 isoform X2, whose protein sequence is MLHHLSLPSRKYNLVVANTHERGHRFELLPGGGHLRSAQSTSSCPAFGLRSLKPCSAKCDDSEDSSDAENIILDAETLKRDLDIAVAEENYAKAAEIRDRLRLLRKDSMTSVLAANARFYESFRIGDLATMQSLWAKRDEVCCVHPGARGIYGYEDVMTSWDYVWANYEFPLQIEVKDVNANVRGDMGFVSCVELVKTRGSSWGGQFVTNIFERIDDQWFISVHHASPIDL, encoded by the exons ATGCTACATCATCTGTCTTTACCATCAAGGAAATACAATTTGGTTGTAGCAAATACTCATGAAAGGGGGCATAGATTTGAACTTTTGCCTGGAGGTGGTCATTTACGAAGTGCACAATCCA CGTCCTCTTGTCCCGCCTTTGGTTTGCGATCATTAAAACCATGCAGTGCAAAATGTGATGACTCAGAGGATAGCTCTGATGCcgaaaatatcattttggATGCAGAAACCTTAAAACGGGATTTAGATATTGCCGTAGCAGAAGAGAACTATGCTAAAGCAGCAGAAATTAGGGATAGACTCAGACTTCTTCGCAAAGATAGTATGACTTCTGTTTTAGCAGCAAATGCTAGATTTTACGAGTCATTTAGAATAGGGGATCTGGCTACAATGCAATCTCTTTGGGCTAAACGGGATGAAGTATGCTGTGTACACCCTGGTGCACGTGGGATATATGGTTATGAAGATGTTATGACTAGTTGGGACTACGTATGGGCGAACTATGAATTTCCACTGCAGATCGAGGTGAAGGATGTTAATGCTAATGTTAGAGGGGATATGGGGTTTGTTTCTTGTGTGGAATTGGTTAAGACAAGAGGTAGCAGTTGGGGAGGACAGTTTGTAACAAATATTTTCGAGAGAATTGATGATCAATGGTTTATATCTGTACATCATGCTTCGCCGATAGACTTGTGA
- the LOC126799135 gene encoding uncharacterized protein LOC126799135: MQADVCRRAHFVEPAEDMGYGLEHKNSSRQQNKFTAEGSVLHAQGHRRTKHSEKVRVRAGVGSAGNDPQLKARQEGGCNAVGEEKSLGNMNRQSRKEKGAKVDELVKHMSNLPGYLQHPERGEKIQEKVLNFGVLDWSRLEKWKQKHSPSKVSHNTPLENIAAASTSSGLVRCPDQQSSRCSSLKSSKKNVHSQGAKPSAPSVVRFQDCETPSKNGVYGQKKIPFPYRPFGRNHSDRMVDKGKGKCSAQRISSERVSAPVLKSYGVSSTQKENVSSCDSQVKKAKEFQESDIKRENIDEMIISEKGSHSSKSQSSDVLLSSKGKVIVCKDKTEKSVEELPKLDTNLADQPNPVEENNTVPLPQKALPQSGSQKVCQFSKPRAPCDVHLAEANKIRFSGDLFSSEMNFEEQYYEVPHSCPLPSAPKRPTSSSFDFSKILDQDVELSTRRSRNSSPNHRFSFSLGRLGRSFSFKENAAVPQSGSTYMTVKSGPLRSETSDWSDNPKGEKYSHNRGRSSPLRRLLDPIMKHKEAKPVHSAEAIKPMKASLNAYVSRPLSVGESLQKEKGEASSVQALLQLTMKNGVPLYKFLVDRNSHCFVATMKNPSEKDDFGQNFTFYCVNEIKKKGGGWMNQGSKGKSCGYAYNVVGQMKVTTSYLSDVNGQNFKHMIRESVLFSVELRQQANEEAPKFMLNRELAAAVVKIPRKDLSHVGQESNEDAMEDCTKCAPEDRLSYNYEDSSIVILPGGVHSSPNKGGPSPLIARWKSGGSCDCGGWDVGCKLRVLSNKNRCCQISETFTTSPSSDHFELFAEGEAQENRAVFRLVPGKDGTYSIEFNTSISLLQAFFICVVVVNSQKRDMSEAKIYEEPTLNGITALCR; this comes from the exons ATGCAAGCTGATGTGTGTCGACGAGCTCACTTTGTAGAACCTGCTGAGGATATGGGGTATGGTTTGGAGCATAAGAATAGCTCAAGACAGCAGAACAAGTTTACGGCAGAGGGCAGTGTTCTGCACGCCCAAGGGCATCGGAGGACAAAGCACTCGGAAAAGGTCAGAGTCAGAGCTGGTGTTGGTTCTGCAGGAAATGATCCTCAACTTAAAGCAAGGCAAGAAGGTGGTTGTAATGCCGTGGGTGAAGAAAAATCTTTGGGAAACATGAATAGGCAGAGTAGGAAGGAGAAAGGTGCCAAAGTGGATGAGCTTGTAAAGCACATGTCGAACTTGCCTGGTTATCTTCAGCATCCTGAGAGAGGAGAAAAAATCCAAGAAAAGGTTTTGAATTTTGGAGTTCTAGATTGGTCACGGCTTGAAAAATGGAAGCAGAAGCATTCCCCGAGCAAAGTTAGCCATAATACACCTTTGGAAAATATTGCTGCAGCATCTACATCGTCTGGTCTAGTTCGATGTCCTGACCAACAGTCCTCGCGTTGTTCTAGTCTCAagtcttctaaaaaaaatgtcCATTCTCAGGGTGCCAAACCTTCTGCTCCGAGTGTTGTCCGCTTCCAAGACTGTGAGACCCCTTCGAAGAATGGTGTTTATGGGCAGAAGAAGATACCCTTCCCCTACAGGCCTTTTGGTAGAAACCACTCGGATAGAATGGTTGATAAGGGAAAAGGAAAATGTTCAGCTCAGAGGATCAGTTCAGAAAGGGTATCTGCACCAGTTTTGAAAAGTTATGGAGTCTCATCCACTCAAAAGGAAAATGTAAGCAGTTGCGACAGCCAGGTCAAGAAGGCAAAGGAGTTTCAAGAGTCGGATATCAAGAGAGAGAATATTGATGAAATGATCATTTCAGAAAAGGGATCTCATTCTTCAAAATCTCAAAGTTCAGATGTCTTACTCAGTTCTAAGGGAAAGGTGATCGTTTGCAAGGACAAAACTGAGAAAAGTGTGGAGGAGTTGCCAAAGTTAGATACAAATCTAGCTGATCAACCTAATCCAGTTGAAGAGAATAACACGGTTCCCCTTCCACAGAAGGCATTGCCCCAAAGTGGCTCGCAAAAAGTATGCCAGTTTTCAAAACCAAGAGCACCCTGTGATGTGCATCTGGCAGAAGCCAATAAGATTAGATTCTCAGGTGACTTATTTAGCAGCGAGATGAACTTTGAAGAACAGTATTATGAAGTTCCACATTCATGCCCACTCCCTTCTGCACCGAAAAGGCCTACCAGttcaagttttgatttttcgaAAATATTGGATCAAGACGTTGAACTGTCAACTAGAAGGAGCAGAAATTCTTCACCCAATCACCGATTTAGCTTCAGCTTGGGGAGGCTTGGTAGAAgtttcagtttcaaagaaaatgCAGCTGTACCACAGTCAGGTTCCACATATATGACTGTCAAATCAGGACCTTTGAGATCCGAAACTTCTGATTGGTCAGATAATCCAAAGGGAGAAAAATATAGTCATAATAGAGGTAGGTCTAGTCCATTGAGAAGGTTGCTGGATCCAATAATGAAGCACAAGGAGGCAAAACCAGTCCATTCTGCTGAAGCTATTAAGCCTATGAAAGCAAGTCTGAATGCCTATGTCTCTAGGCCACTTAGTGTTGGTGAGTCGTTACAAAAAGAGAAGGGTGAGGCATCATCTGTCCAGGCATTGCTGCAGTTAACAATGAAGAATGGAGTCCCGTTGTATAAGTTTTTGGTTGACAGGAACAGCCACTGTTTTGTGGCAACCATGAAAAATCCATCTGAGAAGGATGATTTTGGCCAGAACTTTACATTTTACTGTGTGAatgaaatcaagaaaaaaggTGGTGGCTGGATGAATCAAGGAAGTAAAGGCAAAAGTTGTGGCTATGCATACAATGTTGTTGGTCAAATGAAGGTTACGACCTCTTATTTGTCTGATGTTAATGGACAGAACTTCAAGCATATGATAAGAGAGTCTGTTCTGTTTAGTGTTGAGCTAAGACAGCAGGCAAATGAAGAAGCACCAAAATTTATGCTAAATAGGGAGCTTGCTGCCGCTGTTGTCAAGATACCTAGAAAAGATCTGAGCCATGTTGGACAGGAGAGCAATGAGGACGCTATGGAGGACTGCACCAAATGTGCACCAGAGGACAGATTGTCTTACAATTATGAAGACAGTAGTATAGTCATACTTCCAGGTGGTGTCCATAGCTCACCAAACAAAGGAGGCCCTTCACCACTAATTGCCCGTTGGAAATCTGGTGGATCTTGTGATTGTGGGGGTTGGGATGTTGGTTGTAAATTGCGTGTTCTCTCCAACAAGAACAGGTGCTGTCAGATTTCCGAGACATTCACAACTTCTCCTAGTTCAGATCATTTTGAACTTTTCGCTGAG GGGGAAGCTCAGGAAAACAGGGCAGTCTTCAGATTGGTGCCAGGGAAGGATGGAACATACTCGATTGAGTTCAATACTTCAATTTCTTTGTTACAAGCATTCTTCATCTGTGTTGTCGTAGTTAACAGCCAGAAGCGAGATATGTCCGAAGCAAAAATTTATGAGGAACCAACTTTGAATGGAATTACTGCTCTATGCAGATGA
- the LOC126799083 gene encoding 7-deoxyloganetic acid glucosyltransferase-like: protein METEMNLQPQPHVLLFPFPVQGHIKPMLTLAQLLCHSGIHVTFVNTEHNHLLLTQREALSARFPTLHFHSISDGLPSDHPRSLNPYFIDIVTSLRSKTGPLLHQLLVSLTSKTDVDSAADQLPPLSCVITDGLMCFAIDAADKVGIQVIAVRTSSACSVWCYLCVPKLIEEGQAPFGDEESDKMVLGVPGMEYILRRRDLPSICRAPTNHTVRQFFVEEHIAITRASGLILNTFDELESSVLSHIASKFPKIYAIGPLHALLQSRVGDDDLSSSSAAAASLRREDRRCMMWLDSQEAGSVIFVSYGSLVKLTRVQLLEFWHGLVNSGSPFLWVIRSDVLHSTEVEHANRVTPVELEMGTKERGFIVDWAPQEEVLAHEAVGGFLTHSGWNSTLQAIWAGVPMLCWPQLADQQVNSRWVGEVWKIGVDMKDTCDRATVETMIKALMHGEEREVISRAVDQYAKSARTSVGEAGSSYHNLETLISDLRTLVI from the exons ATGGAGACGGAGATGAATCTCCAGCCACAGCCACACGTACTACTATTTCCCTTCCCAGTACAAGGTCACATCAAGCCCATGCTAACCCTAGCGCAGCTGCTCTGCCACTCCGGCATCCACGTCACTTTCGTCAACACCGAGCACAACCACCTCCTCCTCACCCAACGCGAAGCCCTCTCCGCCCGCTTCCCTACTCTCCACTTCCACTCCATCTCTGACGGCCTCCCCTCCGATCATCCACGATCGTTAAACCCTTATTTCATAGACATTGTTACATCCTTGAGGTCCAAAACAGGGCCACTCCTGCACCAACTCCTGGTTTCCCTCACGAGCAAGACCGACGTTGACTCTGCAGCTGATCAGCTGCCTCCTTTGAGCTGTGTGATAACGGACGGGCTCATGTGTTTCGCAATTGATGCGGCGGACAAGGTAGGAATTCAGGTAATCGCCGTCCGCACCAGCAGCGCCTGCAGCGTCTGGTGTTACTTGTGCGTCCCTAAGCTAATTGAAGAAGGTCAGGCGCCTTTTGGAG ATGAAGAATCAGATAAGATGGTACTAGGTGTTCCTGGAATGGAATACATTTTACGGCGGAGAGATCTACCAAGTATTTGTAGAGCACCAACAAACCACACAGTTCGGCAGTTTTTTGTGGAAGAGCACATAGCCATAACTAGAGCTTCTGGTCTCATACTCAACACGTTCGATGAACTAGAATCCTCAGTGCTCTCACACATTGCCTCTAAATTTCCAAAGATTTACGCCATCGGACCATTGCATGCTCTCCTCCAATCCCGTGTCGGTGACGACGACCTATCTTCCTCCTCAGCCGCGGCCGCGTCTTTGCGTCGAGAGGATCGTCGTTGCATGATGTGGCTGGATTCCCAAGAGGCTGGATCTGTTATCTTCGTAAGCTACGGGAGCTTGGTGAAGTTAACACGAGTTCAACTATTAGAGTTTTGGCACGGGTTGGTTAATAGTGGATCTCCCTTTCTGTGGGTCATCCGCTCGGATGTGCTCCATAGCACTGAAGTGGAGCACGCGAATCGGGTAACCCCGGTAGAGTTGGAAATGGGTACAAAAGAACGAGGGTTTATAGTGGATTGGGCCCCACAAGAAGAGGTCCTGGCCCATGAAGCTGTGGGTGGGTTTTTGACCCATAGCGGGTGGAATTCGACACTTCAGGCAATTTGGGCCGGGGTCCCAATGCTTTGTTGGCCCCAACTAGCGGACCAGCAGGTGAATAGTAGATGGGTTGGAGAAGTTTGGAAGATTGGGGTTGATATGAAAGACACTTGTGATAGAGCGACAGTGGAGACGATGATCAAAGCCTTGATGCATGGTGAAGAAAGGGAGGTGATTTCAAGGGCGGTGGATCAGTATGCAAAATCGGCGCGAACTTCTGTTGGTGAAGCTGGTTCTTCGTACCATAACTTAGAGACACTTATTTCTGATCTAAGAACCCTTGTAATATGA
- the LOC126800070 gene encoding 7-deoxyloganetic acid glucosyltransferase-like — MEKSQSHVVIFPFPLQGHIKPLLCLAELLCHAGLHVTFVNTRHNHNRLANLRALSTHFPTLHFESISDGLPHEHPRTLGSELLIALKTSIKPHFKQLLQSPLKADGVALPPPTCIITDGLVTFAFDVAEDLGLPILSYNVPCARYMWTCLCLPNLIEQGQLPFPDDDMNVEITGVPGMEGLLRRVDLPGFCRVKQSSHPGLQFAINETQTQKRASALILDTIYELDAPCLSHMAKMFPKIYTLGPLHSLLNSQIGDVSRSLASHGGLWKGDPNCMEWLDSQPNKSVLYVSFGTLVTLTRTQIIEFWYGLINSGHPFLWVIRSDITSGLDGDSIPMELEIGTKERGYIVSWVSQEEVLAHKSVGGFLTHSGWNSTLESIVVGIPMICWPNLGDHYIISRTASEKWKIGLQLKENCDRKDIDAMIRMLMESKRGEIQSSMDAISKVARDSVAKGGSSYHNLLMLIQDIENMHGRTK, encoded by the exons atggagaaatctcaatcTCACGTAGTGATCTTTCCATTTCCACTACAAGGCCATATCAAACCCTTGCTATGCTTAGCTGAGCTTCTCTGCCATGCAGGTCTTCATGTCACCTTCGTCAACACCCGCCACAACCACAACCGCTTAGCCAACCTCCGTGCCCTCTCAACCCACTTCCCTACCCTCCATTTCGAGTCCATCTCGGATGGTCTTCCCCATGAGCACCCGCGTACTTTGGGCAGCGAGTTATTGATTGCATTGAAGACGTCCATTAAGCCTCATTTCAAGCAGCTGCTCCAGTCACCCCTTAAGGCTGACGGTGTTGCGTTGCCGCCGCCAACATGTATTATAACAGATGGACTTGTGACTTTTGCCTTTGATGTTGCGGAAGATTTGGGGTTACCTATACTTAGTTATAATGTTCCATGTGCTCGTTACATGTGGACTTGTCTTTGTCTTCCCAACCTCATCGAACAAGGCCAGCTTCCTTTCCCAG ATGACGACATGAATGTGGAAATTACTGGCGTTCCCGGCATGGAAGGCCTCCTGCGACGAGTAGATTTACCAGGTTTTTGCAGAGTAAAACAGTCGAGCCATCCTGGTCTTCAATTTGCCATTAACGAAACTCAGACACAAAAACGAGCTTCGGCGCTAATCCTCGACACCATTTACGAACTTGACGCTCCATGTCTGTCTCATATGGCCAAGATGTTCCCCAAAATTTACACGCTCGGCCCTCTCCACTCTCTCCTCAACTCTCAGATCGGTGACGTCTCACGATCCTTAGCATCTCATGGCGGTCTTTGGAAGGGGGATCCAAATTGCATGGAGTGGCTCGACTCTCAGCCAAACAAATCGGTTCTTTACGTCAGCTTTGGAACCCTAGTGACCTTGACACGCACCCAAATCATAGAATTTTGGTACGGTTTGATCAACAGCGGGCACCCGTTCCTGTGGGTTATACGGTCCGACATCACTTCGGGTTTAGATGGAGACTCGATTCCTATGGAGCTTGAAATTGGGACCAAAGAGAGAGGGTACATAGTGAGCTGGGTCTCGCAAGAGGAAGTCTTGGCTCACAAGTCAGTGGGTGGGTTCTTGACTCATAGCGGATGGAACTCGACCCTTGAGAGCATTGTAGTAGGAATTCCAATGATTTGTTGGCCTAATTTAGGGGATCATTATATCATTAGCAGAACTGCTAGTGAGAAGTGGAAGATTGGTcttcagttgaaagaaaactGTGACAGAAAGGATATTGATGCCATGATAAGAATGTTGATGGAATCTAAGAGGGGAGAGATCCAGAGCTCAATGGATGCAATTTCGAAAGTAGCTCGTGATAGTGTTGCTAAAGGTGGATCTTCATACCACAACTTGTTGATGCTAATCCAAGATATTGAGAACATGCATGGAAGAACAAAGTGA
- the LOC126796752 gene encoding copper transporter 2-like: MDMNMTMNNVTMDMTMQMSFYWGRDVTVLFPKWPGNSQHNSGMYILIWSAALSVWPIIKQLSRSPVAAGLTQASLHALRVSLGYFVMLAVMSYNIGVFIAAVTGHTVGFFVSKTSALAKSSELEPSTSI, encoded by the exons ATGGATATGAACATGACGATGAACAATGTGACGATGGATATGACCATGCAGATGAGTTTCTACTGGGGCAGAGACGTCACTGTCCTCTTCCCTAAGTGGCCTGGAAACAGCCAACACAACTCAGGCATGTACATATTG ATATGGAGTGCGG CCCTCTCCGTCTGGCCGATTATCAAGCAGCTCAGCAGAAGTCCAGTAGCGGCAGGGCTAACTCAGGCTTCTCTTCACGCCCTTCGTGTCAGCTTAGGTTACTTTGTGATGCTCGCCGTTATGTCCTACAACATTGGAGTCTTCATAGCAGCCGTTACTGGCCACACCGTTGGGTTCTTTGTCTCCAAGACTAGTGCTCTTGCCAAGTCTTCAGAGCTCGAACCTTCAACGAGCATTTGA
- the LOC126799953 gene encoding copper transporter 6-like → MSHEVHDEGGMPMPPMAMTPPSTKPMGDLSNTSDSSMIMNKSLYWGNDVIILFSGWPGHDHPGMYVLSLAFLFLLAIAVEILSVGPTLKPTATPLVSGVTQTGIYALRTVLAYLVMLSVMSFNVGVLIAVVAGHALGFFVVKVRALNHLASQADPTDSLKV, encoded by the coding sequence ATGTCTCACGAGGTACACGATGAAGGTGGTATGCCGATGCCTCCGATGGCGATGACACCACCGTCGACAAAGCCCATGGGCGACCTGAGCAACACATCTGATTCTTCCATGATCATGAACAAGAGCCTCTACTGGGGCAACGACGTCATTATACTCTTCTCCGGCTGGCCTGGCCACGACCACCCCGGCATGTATGTCTTATCTCTCgccttcctcttcctcctcgcCATCGCCGTCGAGATTCTGTCAGTGGGTCCTACTCTGAAGCCAACCGCAACTCCTCTAGTCTCCGGGGTTACTCAGACGGGTATATATGCCCTGCGCACCGTTTTGGCTTACTTGGTCATGTTATCTGTCATGTCTTTCAATGTTGGAGTCCTCATAGCCGTGGTGGCTGGCCATGCCCTAGGTTTCTTTGTCGTCAAGGTTCGTGCGCTTAACCACCTCGCCAGCCAAGCCGATCCGACCGATTCGCTCAAAGTATGA